In Sphingobacterium zeae, one genomic interval encodes:
- the rpsN gene encoding 30S ribosomal protein S14 gives MAKEGLKAREVKRAKLVAKYAAKRAELKAAGDYAALDKLPKNASPVRLHNRCKLTGRPKGYMRQFGISRVTFREMALDGKIPGVKKASW, from the coding sequence ATGGCTAAAGAAGGATTAAAAGCACGCGAAGTAAAACGCGCTAAATTGGTAGCTAAATATGCAGCAAAACGTGCAGAATTAAAAGCTGCTGGCGATTACGCTGCATTAGATAAATTACCTAAAAATGCTTCTCCAGTACGTTTACACAATCGTTGTAAATTGACTGGCCGTCCTAAAGGATATATGCGTCAATTCGGTATCTCTCGTGTAACATTCCGTGAGATGGCTTTGGATGGCAAAATCCCAGGGGTGAAAAAAGCTTCTTGGTAA
- the rplE gene encoding 50S ribosomal protein L5: protein MTYVPRLKVKYAEEIRKALQEKFQYKSIMQVPKLEKIVVSQGVGAATADKKLIDNAIAELTLITGQQAVATKSKKDISNFKLRKGMPVGARVTLRDNNMFEFLDRLVAVSLPRIRDFRGINDKGFDGRGNYNLGITEQIIFPEINIDKINKIQGMDITFVTSAQNDVEALELLKQFGLPFKNQNTNNNG from the coding sequence ATGACTTACGTACCAAGATTAAAAGTGAAATATGCGGAGGAAATCCGTAAAGCACTTCAAGAAAAATTTCAGTATAAAAGTATTATGCAAGTTCCTAAACTTGAGAAAATCGTTGTTTCACAAGGCGTAGGAGCTGCAACAGCTGACAAAAAATTAATCGATAATGCTATCGCTGAGTTGACTTTAATTACAGGTCAACAAGCTGTCGCTACAAAATCGAAAAAAGATATTTCAAACTTTAAATTACGTAAAGGTATGCCTGTAGGGGCACGTGTTACTTTGCGTGACAACAATATGTTTGAGTTCTTGGATCGTTTGGTAGCCGTATCGCTTCCACGTATTCGTGACTTCCGCGGTATCAACGATAAAGGCTTTGACGGACGTGGTAACTACAACTTAGGTATCACTGAACAGATCATTTTTCCTGAGATCAACATTGACAAAATCAACAAGATCCAAGGTATGGATATCACTTTCGTGACTTCTGCTCAAAATGATGTTGAAGCTTTAGAATTGTTGAAACAATTCGGTTTACCATTTAAAAATCAAAATACTAATAACAATGGCTAA
- the rplX gene encoding 50S ribosomal protein L24, producing the protein MAQKTKTTTHKIKIKKGDLVKVIAGNSKGVQGKVLTVLVDKNRAIVEGANIVKKHTKPSAANPNGGIIEKEAGIHISNLAVIDPKTGATTRVGRKLNADGKLVRYAKKSGEEIK; encoded by the coding sequence ATGGCACAGAAAACAAAAACAACTACGCACAAAATCAAAATTAAAAAAGGTGATTTAGTGAAAGTTATCGCTGGTAACTCTAAAGGTGTTCAAGGAAAAGTATTAACTGTTTTAGTGGATAAAAATAGAGCTATCGTTGAGGGCGCTAACATCGTAAAAAAACACACTAAACCAAGTGCAGCTAATCCTAATGGTGGTATCATTGAGAAGGAAGCTGGTATTCACATCTCTAATTTAGCTGTTATCGATCCTAAAACAGGTGCAACTACACGTGTAGGTCGTAAGTTAAACGCAGATGGTAAATTAGTTCGTTACGCTAAAAAATCAGGGGAGGAAATTAAATAA
- the rplN gene encoding 50S ribosomal protein L14 → MVQQESRLNVADNSGAKQVLVIRVLGGTRKRYASIGDKIVVSVKSAMPSGNVKKGSVSKAVVVRTKKEIRRKDGSYIRFDDNAAVLLNNNDEPRGTRIFGPVARELREKQFMKIVSLAPEVL, encoded by the coding sequence ATGGTACAACAAGAATCAAGACTTAATGTAGCTGACAATAGCGGTGCTAAACAAGTTTTAGTAATCCGTGTATTGGGCGGTACGCGCAAGCGTTATGCATCAATCGGAGATAAGATTGTTGTATCGGTGAAAAGCGCTATGCCTTCAGGAAACGTGAAAAAAGGTTCCGTTTCTAAAGCAGTAGTCGTTAGAACGAAAAAGGAAATCCGTCGTAAAGATGGTTCATATATCCGTTTCGATGACAACGCCGCTGTATTATTAAATAATAATGATGAACCACGTGGTACACGTATCTTTGGCCCTGTGGCTAGAGAGTTGCGTGAGAAACAGTTCATGAAAATTGTATCATTAGCACCGGAGGTTTTATAA
- the rpsQ gene encoding 30S ribosomal protein S17 → MERNLRKTRIGLVVSNKMDKSIVVSVERKVKHPIYGKFVKKTTKFKAHDETNTCGIGDTVLIMETRPLSKTKNWRLVEIIERAK, encoded by the coding sequence ATGGAAAGAAATTTAAGAAAAACAAGAATCGGCTTAGTAGTTAGCAACAAGATGGACAAATCTATCGTGGTATCAGTAGAGCGTAAAGTGAAACACCCGATCTATGGTAAGTTCGTTAAAAAAACTACTAAATTTAAAGCTCATGACGAAACTAATACCTGCGGTATCGGCGATACGGTATTAATTATGGAAACTCGTCCGCTGAGTAAAACAAAAAACTGGAGATTAGTTGAAATTATAGAAAGAGCTAAATAA
- the rpmC gene encoding 50S ribosomal protein L29, whose protein sequence is MKNSEILELSNEDLKARLVEEKTALTKLKFAHAVSAIENPNVIKAARRTIARISTEISARKAAAKNETASEA, encoded by the coding sequence ATGAAAAATTCAGAAATTTTAGAATTATCTAATGAGGACTTAAAAGCTCGTCTTGTAGAAGAGAAAACAGCCCTTACAAAATTGAAATTTGCACATGCTGTTTCAGCTATTGAGAACCCTAACGTGATCAAAGCAGCACGCAGAACTATCGCTCGTATCAGTACAGAGATCAGTGCACGCAAAGCTGCAGCTAAAAATGAAACAGCCTCTGAGGCATAA
- the rplP gene encoding 50S ribosomal protein L16 has product MLQPKRTKFRKMQKGRMKGNASRGAELAFGSFGIKTMEQAWITSRQIEAARIAVTRYMKREGQVWIRIFPDKPVTKKPAEVRMGKGKGAPEYWVAVVRPGRMLFEAEGVPLEIAKEALRLAAQKLPVQTKFVIRRDYVEA; this is encoded by the coding sequence ATGTTACAGCCAAAAAGAACGAAGTTCAGAAAGATGCAGAAAGGCCGCATGAAAGGTAACGCTTCTCGTGGAGCGGAGTTAGCTTTCGGTTCTTTCGGTATCAAAACAATGGAGCAAGCATGGATCACTAGTCGTCAAATCGAGGCAGCTCGTATTGCGGTTACACGTTATATGAAACGTGAAGGTCAAGTTTGGATTCGTATTTTCCCTGACAAACCGGTTACGAAAAAACCTGCAGAGGTACGTATGGGTAAAGGTAAGGGTGCTCCAGAATACTGGGTAGCAGTAGTACGCCCAGGCCGTATGTTATTTGAAGCAGAAGGTGTGCCTTTGGAAATTGCCAAAGAAGCTTTACGCCTTGCCGCTCAAAAACTTCCGGTTCAAACTAAGTTTGTGATTCGTAGAGACTACGTTGAAGCATAA
- the rpsC gene encoding 30S ribosomal protein S3, whose product MGQKANPIGSRLGIIKGWDSNWFGGKNYSDKLVEDEKIRKYLSVRIAKGGVAKVVIERTLKRITVTIHTARPGIVIGKGGQEVDKIKEELKKLTKKDVQINIFEIKRPELDAKLVAEGVAKQLEARISFRRAMKTSIASTMRMGAEGIKIMCSGRLGGAEMARTEQYKEGRTPLHTLRADIDYALAEALTTYGKIGIKVWICKGEVYGKRDLSPNIGQASGVKSRGNHEGGGERRDNRNNKGGRGGNNRGGNNRGGSNRGPKKD is encoded by the coding sequence ATGGGACAAAAAGCAAATCCAATAGGTAGCAGATTAGGAATCATCAAAGGTTGGGATTCTAACTGGTTCGGAGGTAAAAACTATTCCGATAAATTAGTTGAAGACGAAAAAATCAGAAAATATCTTTCTGTTCGTATCGCAAAAGGTGGTGTAGCTAAAGTTGTTATCGAAAGAACGTTAAAACGTATCACTGTTACAATTCACACTGCTCGTCCAGGTATCGTTATCGGAAAAGGTGGTCAAGAAGTTGACAAGATCAAAGAAGAGTTGAAGAAACTGACTAAAAAGGATGTTCAAATCAACATTTTCGAGATCAAACGCCCTGAGTTAGATGCTAAGTTAGTAGCAGAAGGTGTCGCTAAACAATTAGAGGCACGTATTTCATTCCGTCGTGCAATGAAAACTTCAATCGCTTCTACCATGCGTATGGGTGCAGAAGGTATCAAAATCATGTGTTCTGGTCGTTTAGGTGGTGCTGAAATGGCGCGTACTGAACAATACAAAGAAGGAAGAACTCCTTTACACACATTGCGTGCTGATATCGACTACGCTTTAGCTGAAGCATTGACTACATACGGTAAAATTGGTATCAAAGTTTGGATCTGTAAAGGTGAGGTTTACGGTAAACGTGACTTATCTCCAAACATTGGTCAAGCATCTGGTGTAAAATCACGTGGCAACCACGAAGGTGGTGGCGAACGTCGTGACAACCGTAATAACAAAGGTGGTCGCGGTGGAAATAACCGTGGTGGAAACAACCGTGGTGGAAGCAACCGTGGTCCGAAAAAAGATTAA